A genome region from Trichosurus vulpecula isolate mTriVul1 chromosome 5, mTriVul1.pri, whole genome shotgun sequence includes the following:
- the PRR13 gene encoding proline-rich protein 13 yields MWNPNAGQPGVYPPGGPMPPSTSGYPGVTNPINPPSVNPAYPPGTYPAPPGCLPENPAYPPGNALGPGPQPGYPGCPPPGPCPPPGHCPPPGYYPPPGPCVPPGVVGPGMMMDKKMRKKMKKAHKKMHKHHKHGKHSSSSSSSSSDSD; encoded by the exons ATGTGGAACCCCAATGCAG GACAGCCAGGGGTTTACCCTCCTGGGGGTCCGATGCCCCCTTCGACTTCTGGGTACCCTGGGGTTACCAACCCCATCAACCCACCATCAGTCAATCCTGCATACCCTCCAGGCACCTATCCTGCCCCCCCTGGGTGTTTGCCAGAGAATCCAGCTTACCCTCCTGGTAATGCTCTTGGCCCTGGGCCGCAGCCAGGATACCCAGGCTGCCCACCCCCAGGTCCCTGCCCACCTCCAGGTCACTGCCCACCTCCAGGTTACTACCCACCTCCTGGCCCTTGTGTGCCTCCTGGGGTAGTGGGGCCAGGTATGATGATGGataagaagatgaggaagaagatgaagaaggcgCATAAGAAAATGCATAAACATCACAAACATGGCAAG cattcttcttcctcctcctcttccagcaGTGACTCTGACTGA